Within the Balneolales bacterium ANBcel1 genome, the region TTGCAGAGGAGCCGCACCAGGTCGATGTTCTTCCACTCGTTATGCCCGCCGATGATGTAGGTCTCCCCGGTCCTTCCGCGCTCAAACACATCCAGGATGGCGCTGCAATGATCATCCACATAGAGCCAGTCACGCACATTTTCCCCTTTGCCGTAGACCGGAATCGGCTCGTGCGCCAGCGCTTTCCGGATAACGGTGGGAATCAGCTTTTCGTCGTGCTGATGCGGACCGAAATTGTTTGAGCAGTTGGTGGTAACGACATTCATGCCGAAGGTTTTGTGATACGACCGCACCAGGAAGTCGCTTCCCGCTTTGGTGGCCGAGTAGGGAGAGTTCGGCGCGTAGGGTGTTTTTTCGGTGAATACCCCATCCCGGCCCAGCGATCCGTACACTTCGTCGGTGGATACATGCAGGAACCGTTTGGTGGCGAAGGTGTCGGGATCCTTGAGCCAGAACTGCCGGCACTCCTCCAGCAGGTTGAAGGTACCGACCACATTGGACATCACAAACGGTTCGGGTCCCTTGATGGAGTTGTCCACATGGGATTCGGCCGCCAGATGCATCACCGCGTCGGGACGAAATTCCCGGACAACTTTGCTGACGGTGCTGCGATCGACCAGGTCGGCCTGGACAAACCGGTAGGCCGGATTGCCCTCCACCGGTTTGAGGTACTCCGGATCGGATGCGTACGTCAGCTTGTCCAGGTTCAGGATTTCAAAATCATTCTGCTGCGAGAGCAGGAACAAAATCAGGTTTGAGCCGATAAAGCCGGCACCGCCGGTCACAATTAGTTTCATAGTAACGGATTTTTCAGGGTAAGGGGCCGTACATCCGGGGATAATCTCGGAAAGAACACGCCGGAAGCACAAATGGGCTATCTGTTGCCGGGAGCCGTTTAGTGCACATCCTGCCGACCGGTGACATCACCCCCCGAAATCATCGGACTTGAGTTCAGAAAGAAACGGAAGTTTTTGATCTTTTGCAGATAAAATGGGCGTCGAAGAGGGCCATTCGATTCCGATTTCCGGATCGTTCCAGCGAATGCCCCGTTCCCCTTCAGGGTGATAGTAATCGCTGCATTTGTAGAGGAAAGTCGCTTCCGCGGAGAGTACAAAAAAACCGTGTGCGAAACCCTCGGGGATGTAGAGCATCTCCTTGTTGGCTTCGGAGAGACGGCAGCTTACGTGCCTCCCGAATGTCGGGGAATTCCGGCGCACATCCACCGCTACATCCAGGATTTCGCCGGAGGTGACCATCACCAGTTTGGCCTGGGGCCGCTCTGCCTGGTAATGGAGCCCGCGCAAGGTACCCTGCACCGACCGCGATATGTTGTCCTGTATAAAACGCTTGTCAATTCCCGCTTGCTCAAACAATTCCTGTCGATATGTCTCTGCAAAAAAACCGCGGCGATCCTTGAAAATTTTGGGCCTGACCAGCACCACTTCTTCCAGTTCTGTGGGAACAAACTCCATTGCTGCTATTCTGTTAATTCGTTAATTATTTCGAAACCGGATTTCAGTCCGGCAGGTCCCGCATGAATTCCGCCAGCTCTTCCTGCCAGGGCAAAATACGTGATCCTTTTACTTCCGCCAATCTTTTGATGCACAATCGTGACCATTCCGGCCTGGCGGCTTTGGTCGGGTACTCCGAGGTCGGAATGGGGATCACCGAAACCGGGCCATGGTTCCGGTCGGTACCGTTTCCCCGGCTTCTGTGCTTTTCGAAGACGGCTTTGGCGAAATCGTACCATGTTGTCTCTCCCGCAGATGAAATGTGCCAGGTTCCCCGCTGTTCCGCTTCGATCAGAGCCATGGTATTGAGGACGGCGGGCCGGGTAAAGGTGGGACACCCGTGCTGGTCGTTGACTACGTTTATCTGTTTTTTTTCGCGAGCCAGTCTCAGCATGGTATGGATGAAATTATTGCCGTAATGGCCGCACAGCCAGGAAACCCGAACGATGAGATGCGGGCACCTTTCTTGCTGAATCGCCTTTTCCCCCATCCACTTGGTTTCACCGTACCTGTTCACGGGATGTGGCTCGGCGGCTTCCGGATACCCTTCAGGGTAGGCGGCGCGGTCTTCCAGCTTCCCGGCAAAAACATAATCCGTGGAGTAATGGACCAGCAGTGTGCCGTGGTCCGCGCATAGCCGGGCCAGATTGCCGGCAGCCACCGAATTGACCTTGCCGGCGGTAACCGCGTCCTCTTCGGCCTGGTCGACCGCCGTGTATGCCGCCGCATTGATTACAATATCCGGACGAAATTTCGCGATCACACCGCGCACCTCATCGGGACGGGTGATGTCCACCTCCTTGCGGGTACATGCTTTGTACGCATAGCCGTGGGTTTTGAGATACCGGGCCCATTCCGCGCCAAGCTGACCACCCGCGCCAAGGAGCAGCCAGCGCTGATTTTCAGGTGTCATCGGGTCCATATCCTGATTCGGGTTTGATTTAGGTTAGTTTTTGCGGTTAGCGGATGTAAAACAAAGGCTCTGTTTGCCGGCGGATCGTGCCGGCGACTCTGTCCTCTTCAGCGAGATCGTTCGCTTCAGCGTTTCCGTCTGTTTCAGCAAAACCGGCTGCTTCAGGGAATGCATTCTGCTGATCGATTACGGCTGTTTCAGCATAATAGGACATTCCCGCCAATTGCTAAAGGATGGCTTTCTGCTTCCGGGAGCAACAGCTGCAAGGAAACACCCTCTTATTGCGGCACAGCCCTGGCAACAAGTATCACCAATGATCCCGTATAATCTCTGGTAGCAATAAGATGGGCGTCATCGCCCATGCGGCACTGAAGTTTTTTGTAGAGCTGATCGACGGTCAGGGGAAAACCGCGCCGGTGAATATGTACGCAGCGCATGCCCATACCGGACAACCATTTATTGACTTGCTTCGGCTTGTACGGAAGTATTGCATCGACCCTGTACGTGCGTCCGGGAAAATCTTCGATTGTCCTGTTGCCGGTTAGATAACCGATCTCCGGATGTACTCGACGCAGGCCAAACCGTCCGGAGAGCGCATCAATCAGGCGCATTTTAAATAATGCCGGATCCGCTTCAAAAAGATATGTGCCGACAGCATCGACCTCGGGGGCGGGCGTGCCGGTTTGCTCCCCGGCCAGGCGAAACCGCACGGTACCATCTCTGTGAAGCAATACCGACTCAAATATAACAGCGGAACGGGCGGGCCGCGCCGGGTTGCAGTCAGCCAGCAGCTCCTTGACCTCACCATCGACCGAAATGGCCATCAGGCGCTCCGCATCAGGGAGCAACCGTGCTGTTTCGGCCGGATCCACCATCGGTGACAGCTTAATCAGGTAGCGGTCAGCTGAAGAGCGAAGCAGATCCAGGTGATCCAGCACCGGTGGATCGCTCTCCTGCAGAGCATACACACGTCGGCCGGAAAATCGGCGGGACGGATCGACGTAGATCAGCGAGCCTGTTCGAGGAACTTCCGGAGTGCCGGTGGTTTTTCCGATGGCTGCTGTGGATGGGGCCGAACCGTGTTCCGAACCCTGGCCGGCAAATGTGTGTGCATGGGTTTCAAGCCACCTGATCGCATCCCCACTGAAATATTTGATGCGGTCTGTCAGTTCCTGCAAGCGGTGATTATGCCGCGCCAGGCCGGCCAGCACGGTATTGCGCTCACAGTAAAATACGCGGGCACCCGCCGATGCCCATGCTGCGGAATCGATTCCGAGTCCGCCGGTAAGATCGGTCACCACGGCGGCGGGCCACTCCGAGGCCCTGAAAACGGCAGCGGCGAACCCGGATGACTGTTCAAGCGCCTCGCGGGTGTAGATCATTCCCGGTCGGTGAAACGCTCCGAGTTTTGATTCTGCCCTGGGGTAGCAATGCAGCTGGTCGGCGATCTCCCGGGCGGGGAAGTCTCCATTGTCACGA harbors:
- the rfbB gene encoding dTDP-glucose 4,6-dehydratase, whose protein sequence is MKLIVTGGAGFIGSNLILFLLSQQNDFEILNLDKLTYASDPEYLKPVEGNPAYRFVQADLVDRSTVSKVVREFRPDAVMHLAAESHVDNSIKGPEPFVMSNVVGTFNLLEECRQFWLKDPDTFATKRFLHVSTDEVYGSLGRDGVFTEKTPYAPNSPYSATKAGSDFLVRSYHKTFGMNVVTTNCSNNFGPHQHDEKLIPTVIRKALAHEPIPVYGKGENVRDWLYVDDHCSAILDVFERGRTGETYIIGGHNEWKNIDLVRLLCNLLNEEKGEGPDGDYNNLISFVTDRAGHDLRYAIDPSKISGELGWKPKMNFEDQLRQTVAWYINRYS
- the rfbC gene encoding dTDP-4-dehydrorhamnose 3,5-epimerase — translated: MEFVPTELEEVVLVRPKIFKDRRGFFAETYRQELFEQAGIDKRFIQDNISRSVQGTLRGLHYQAERPQAKLVMVTSGEILDVAVDVRRNSPTFGRHVSCRLSEANKEMLYIPEGFAHGFFVLSAEATFLYKCSDYYHPEGERGIRWNDPEIGIEWPSSTPILSAKDQKLPFLSELKSDDFGG
- the rfbD gene encoding dTDP-4-dehydrorhamnose reductase, which produces MTPENQRWLLLGAGGQLGAEWARYLKTHGYAYKACTRKEVDITRPDEVRGVIAKFRPDIVINAAAYTAVDQAEEDAVTAGKVNSVAAGNLARLCADHGTLLVHYSTDYVFAGKLEDRAAYPEGYPEAAEPHPVNRYGETKWMGEKAIQQERCPHLIVRVSWLCGHYGNNFIHTMLRLAREKKQINVVNDQHGCPTFTRPAVLNTMALIEAEQRGTWHISSAGETTWYDFAKAVFEKHRSRGNGTDRNHGPVSVIPIPTSEYPTKAARPEWSRLCIKRLAEVKGSRILPWQEELAEFMRDLPD
- a CDS encoding class I SAM-dependent methyltransferase, whose product is MPDSPASETHPLIACRNWLEVLEEHQDADPADFALRFRDNGDFPAREIADQLHCYPRAESKLGAFHRPGMIYTREALEQSSGFAAAVFRASEWPAAVVTDLTGGLGIDSAAWASAGARVFYCERNTVLAGLARHNHRLQELTDRIKYFSGDAIRWLETHAHTFAGQGSEHGSAPSTAAIGKTTGTPEVPRTGSLIYVDPSRRFSGRRVYALQESDPPVLDHLDLLRSSADRYLIKLSPMVDPAETARLLPDAERLMAISVDGEVKELLADCNPARPARSAVIFESVLLHRDGTVRFRLAGEQTGTPAPEVDAVGTYLFEADPALFKMRLIDALSGRFGLRRVHPEIGYLTGNRTIEDFPGRTYRVDAILPYKPKQVNKWLSGMGMRCVHIHRRGFPLTVDQLYKKLQCRMGDDAHLIATRDYTGSLVILVARAVPQ